A part of Halobaculum sp. MBLA0143 genomic DNA contains:
- a CDS encoding cox cluster protein, producing the protein MTDDTGSGTRGRRFVVGLYVALVSVGAVAGVLTATFVDELSRPELFGVVPLPATPVGFAVFGGVTMAFVLGVPLSLVVYVSRRIDDDPPAG; encoded by the coding sequence GTGACAGACGACACCGGCTCGGGCACGCGCGGACGGCGGTTCGTGGTCGGCCTGTACGTCGCCTTGGTGAGCGTCGGCGCGGTCGCGGGCGTGCTCACGGCGACGTTCGTGGACGAACTCTCCCGTCCGGAGCTGTTCGGGGTCGTCCCGTTGCCGGCGACGCCGGTCGGCTTCGCCGTCTTCGGCGGGGTGACGATGGCGTTCGTGCTCGGCGTGCCGCTGTCGCTCGTGGTCTACGTCTCCCGGCGGATCGACGACGACCCGCCCGCGGGGTGA
- a CDS encoding DUF2795 domain-containing protein has protein sequence MRLEEAAALFESEEFPTTRERLCSRHGDLAIELADGEAVVTTVLERAGDERYGSYEELRASLFCGLPAGAVGRRFYSDRNTPAVGEDRPTPVSF, from the coding sequence ATGCGCTTGGAAGAGGCCGCAGCCCTGTTCGAGTCCGAGGAGTTCCCGACCACACGCGAACGGCTCTGTTCGCGCCACGGCGACCTCGCGATCGAGCTCGCAGACGGGGAGGCGGTGGTGACGACCGTGTTGGAGCGGGCGGGCGACGAACGGTACGGCAGCTACGAGGAGCTGCGCGCGTCGTTGTTCTGCGGGCTGCCGGCGGGCGCGGTCGGCCGACGGTTCTACAGCGACCGCAACACACCGGCAGTCGGCGAGGACCGTCCGACGCCCGTCTCCTTCTGA
- the hjc gene encoding Holliday junction resolvase Hjc: protein MSSNSKGDRRERELVNRLDEAGFAVMRAPASGSSTDRDLPDVLAGDGERFFAVEAKSSSGRPIYLDAEEVESLIYFARNFGAKARIGVRFDREDWAFFHPADLHTTDSGNKRVKKERALSDGEDIPALAGESEQTRLGADGVDEPDDPTEGVRGVLTAVEQGTMSVDEAAEIL from the coding sequence GTGTCGAGCAACTCGAAGGGCGACCGTCGGGAGCGTGAACTCGTCAACCGGCTGGACGAGGCCGGGTTCGCGGTGATGCGTGCGCCCGCCAGCGGCTCGTCGACGGACCGCGACCTGCCGGACGTGCTCGCGGGCGACGGAGAGCGGTTCTTCGCCGTGGAGGCGAAGTCCTCCTCCGGACGGCCGATCTACCTGGACGCCGAGGAGGTGGAGTCGCTGATCTACTTCGCGCGCAACTTCGGAGCGAAAGCGCGCATCGGCGTCCGGTTCGACCGCGAGGACTGGGCGTTCTTCCACCCGGCGGATCTCCACACGACGGACAGCGGCAACAAGCGGGTGAAGAAGGAACGCGCGCTGTCCGACGGCGAGGACATCCCGGCGCTGGCCGGCGAGTCCGAGCAGACTCGGCTGGGCGCAGACGGGGTCGACGAGCCGGACGACCCGACGGAGGGGGTCAGGGGTGTGCTCACCGCCGTCGAACAGGGAACGATGTCCGTCGACGAGGCCGCGGAGATCCTGTAG
- the rnz gene encoding ribonuclease Z — protein sequence MTLRVTFLGTSGAVPTVERAPSAVHVNREGESLLFDCGEGTQRQMMRFDTGFDISHVFVTHLHGDHVLGLPGLIQSMDFNGRDAPLAIHGPPGSRRELRSLVHAVGNDPTFPVRIVENTADSVALSAEEFEVRTFETEHRTTSVGYAIVEDDRKGRFDRQTAEEELGIPPGPKYGRLHDGQAVEHDGRTVQPEEVVGDPRPGRTVVYTGDTRPVPATERAAESADLLIHDSTFAHEAVDRARSTGHASAREAAELAERAGVRRLALTHISSRYARDADRLVDEAEAVFDGEVVLPDDGDRIEVSFPE from the coding sequence ATGACGCTGCGGGTCACCTTCCTCGGAACGAGCGGGGCCGTGCCGACTGTCGAGCGCGCACCCAGCGCCGTCCACGTCAACCGCGAGGGTGAGTCACTCCTGTTCGACTGCGGCGAGGGCACACAACGCCAGATGATGCGGTTCGACACGGGGTTCGACATCTCACACGTCTTCGTCACCCACCTCCACGGCGACCACGTCCTCGGGCTGCCGGGGCTGATCCAGTCGATGGACTTCAACGGCCGCGACGCGCCGCTGGCGATCCACGGCCCACCCGGCTCCCGCCGCGAGCTCCGGTCGCTGGTCCACGCCGTCGGCAACGACCCTACGTTCCCCGTCAGGATCGTGGAGAACACCGCCGACTCGGTCGCGCTGTCGGCCGAGGAGTTCGAGGTGCGGACGTTCGAGACGGAACACCGCACGACATCCGTGGGCTACGCCATCGTCGAAGACGACCGCAAGGGGCGGTTCGACCGCCAGACGGCCGAAGAGGAGCTGGGTATCCCCCCGGGACCGAAGTACGGTCGCCTCCACGACGGTCAAGCGGTGGAACACGACGGCCGGACGGTCCAGCCGGAGGAGGTCGTCGGCGATCCCCGACCCGGCCGGACGGTGGTGTACACCGGCGACACGCGTCCGGTGCCGGCGACGGAACGGGCCGCCGAGTCCGCGGACCTGTTGATCCACGACAGCACGTTCGCCCACGAGGCCGTCGACCGCGCCCGCTCGACCGGCCACGCGAGCGCACGGGAGGCCGCCGAGCTGGCCGAACGCGCCGGCGTCCGGCGGCTCGCGCTCACACACATCTCCTCGCGGTACGCGCGTGACGCGGACCGGCTCGTCGACGAGGCGGAGGCCGTCTTCGACGGCGAGGTCGTGCTCCCGGACGACGGCGACCGGATCGAGGTGTCGTTCCCGGAGTAG
- a CDS encoding PHP domain-containing protein → MPVADLHVHTTVSDGTLELDELPALAREAGLSAVAVTDHDRYHPDLDAPVTHRDGVTLVRGIELRAETGDERVDLLGYGLHETDALAAECDRIQRDRQSRGRRIVELVEAETGVELDVDIEPGLGRPDVARAVERSDAPYDYGETFDELIGNGGPCYVPRDVTGIDRAVELLSRACDVVSLAHPFRYDDPSAALSLVETHDLDGVERYYDYAGFDPDPTPVEELLAGADRLATGGSDAHDRTLGVTGLGERDWRRLRERLDTTALA, encoded by the coding sequence GTGCCAGTCGCAGACCTCCACGTCCACACGACCGTCTCCGACGGGACGCTCGAACTCGACGAACTACCGGCGCTCGCTCGGGAGGCGGGGCTGTCGGCCGTCGCCGTCACGGACCACGACCGTTACCACCCCGACCTGGACGCGCCCGTCACGCACCGGGACGGCGTGACACTCGTCCGCGGAATCGAGCTCCGCGCGGAGACGGGCGACGAGCGGGTGGACCTACTCGGCTACGGGCTCCACGAGACCGACGCGCTCGCGGCGGAGTGTGACCGGATCCAACGCGACCGTCAGTCACGCGGTCGACGGATCGTCGAACTCGTGGAGGCGGAGACGGGCGTCGAGTTGGACGTCGACATCGAACCCGGGCTCGGCCGTCCGGACGTGGCGCGAGCAGTCGAGCGCAGCGACGCCCCGTACGACTACGGGGAGACGTTCGACGAGCTGATCGGCAACGGTGGGCCGTGTTACGTTCCGCGGGACGTGACCGGGATCGACCGCGCGGTCGAACTGCTGTCGAGGGCGTGTGACGTGGTGTCGCTGGCGCACCCGTTCCGCTACGACGACCCGTCGGCGGCGCTGTCGCTGGTCGAGACACACGACCTCGACGGAGTCGAGCGGTACTACGACTACGCCGGCTTCGACCCGGACCCGACGCCGGTGGAGGAACTGTTGGCTGGAGCCGATCGGCTCGCTACCGGCGGGAGCGACGCTCACGACCGGACGCTCGGCGTCACGGGCCTCGGCGAACGGGACTGGCGGCGGCTCCGCGAGCGACTGGACACGACGGCGCTCGCGTAG
- a CDS encoding P-loop NTPase — translation MPDIYAISSAKGGVGKTTTAANLAATLAAAGHSVVAVDGDIGTPNLGPALGVTPGPDDLTVHDVLAGEAALPAAAYEGPHGVYVVPGRDDLDSFRRADPSRLGAVLSTVSGIDYVIVDTSAGLTHESALPLSLADGVLLVTTPDRDALAATQKSLELTRELGGTVAGVAVNRVRDGSADPNVEAPILGRIPEAQVLATGSAAGEPITVRDPGGDVALAFRRLASRLAVERVPPPPDADSAQSGEAGGATADDVSRGSGVTPGETEASDASRGESPERDATDGGPVGQSTERQSTERTDARTGRESERTRNAGSTPERGEESTPERDPEPTPEPEHPRDTESTPEPEHPRDTESTPGSDDEPAPDERVDDDGLIIREDDDEEDPAAAEARRTVLGETVPESAISREETERGDAVEYDIDRDAIPFADDDEDDDEDDDEGGGFLGRLFRS, via the coding sequence ATGCCGGACATCTACGCAATCTCCAGCGCGAAGGGGGGGGTCGGGAAGACGACGACCGCCGCCAACCTCGCCGCGACGCTGGCGGCCGCGGGCCACAGTGTGGTGGCGGTCGACGGCGACATCGGTACGCCGAACCTCGGTCCGGCGCTCGGCGTCACCCCCGGTCCGGACGACCTGACGGTCCACGACGTGCTCGCGGGCGAGGCCGCGCTCCCGGCAGCCGCCTACGAGGGTCCACACGGGGTGTACGTCGTCCCGGGGCGTGACGACTTGGACTCCTTCCGCCGAGCGGACCCCTCCCGGCTCGGCGCCGTCCTCTCGACCGTCTCCGGAATCGACTACGTGATCGTCGACACCAGCGCCGGGCTCACACACGAGAGCGCGCTCCCCCTGTCGCTGGCGGACGGCGTCTTACTCGTCACGACGCCGGACCGAGACGCGCTGGCGGCCACCCAGAAGTCGTTAGAGCTCACCCGGGAGCTGGGCGGCACCGTCGCCGGCGTCGCGGTCAACCGCGTCCGGGACGGGAGCGCCGACCCGAACGTGGAGGCGCCGATCCTCGGCCGGATTCCGGAGGCACAGGTGCTCGCGACCGGCTCCGCCGCCGGGGAGCCGATCACCGTCCGCGACCCTGGCGGCGACGTTGCCCTGGCGTTCCGCCGGCTCGCCTCCCGACTCGCCGTCGAACGCGTCCCGCCGCCGCCAGACGCCGACTCGGCCCAGTCCGGCGAGGCCGGCGGCGCGACCGCAGACGACGTGTCCCGCGGCAGTGGCGTCACTCCCGGCGAAACGGAGGCCAGCGACGCCTCCCGCGGAGAGTCGCCCGAGCGCGACGCCACCGACGGCGGGCCGGTGGGGCAGTCGACGGAGCGGCAGTCGACGGAACGGACTGACGCACGCACCGGACGAGAGAGCGAGCGTACCCGGAACGCCGGGTCGACACCAGAGAGGGGTGAGGAGTCGACACCGGAGAGAGACCCGGAGCCGACACCCGAACCCGAGCACCCCCGGGACACCGAGTCGACACCCGAACCCGAGCACCCCCGAGACACCGAGTCGACGCCGGGGAGCGACGACGAGCCGGCGCCAGACGAGCGTGTCGACGACGACGGTCTCATCATCCGCGAGGACGACGACGAGGAGGACCCGGCGGCCGCGGAGGCCCGCCGGACGGTCCTGGGGGAGACGGTTCCGGAGTCGGCGATCTCCCGCGAGGAGACGGAACGGGGTGACGCCGTCGAGTACGACATCGACAGGGACGCGATCCCGTTCGCAGACGACGACGAAGACGACGACGAAGACGACGACGAGGGCGGTGGGTTCCTGGGGCGGCTGTTCCGGTCGTGA
- the argS gene encoding arginine--tRNA ligase, protein MFRQFRAAVADALGEACAAAGYPTDDLGIEEPPDDVDATLASSVAFRLAAEAGAPPPAVAAEIAAEFDGDTVTHLDRVETRGPYVNFHTDESYYADTVAAVDDDWGRLPDRDESVVVEHTSANPTGPVHVGRARNPIVGDAVANALSYAGYDVERHYYVNDAGRQVAVFTWAYERFDESELPEPERPKSDYEMVRYYRAGNAFLDPDDESWPSTEAERETAEAEIESIMRGLEGHPEGDSDAYDRVREVVDEVLSGMQESLERLSVAFDEFVEETRFIRDGSVDETAERLRDLPQAVYEEDAWQLDLSEFDIDKQFVFLRANGTSLYTTRDVAHHEWKFDNFDRAVTVIGEDHKLTFEQLDATLELLGNDTDRLDQLFYSWVNLAGGDGMSTREGTGVDVDELLDEAVDRAREEVERRLDDRSRDDDLTEADVDRIARQVGVGAVRFDVVAKQPSKAITFDWDRALDFEAQSAPYVQYVHARCCGIEAEAADAGVEPAATVDPGLLSAPEETALAAEIARLPAVIEEAAADLEPHRLASYVRRLAERFNAFYRECPVLSAEPERAAARLALVAAARHTVANALDVLGVSAPESM, encoded by the coding sequence GTGTTCAGACAGTTCCGGGCGGCCGTCGCGGACGCGCTGGGCGAGGCGTGTGCCGCGGCCGGCTACCCAACGGACGACCTCGGGATCGAGGAGCCGCCGGACGACGTGGACGCCACGCTCGCGTCCAGCGTCGCGTTCCGGCTGGCCGCCGAGGCCGGCGCGCCGCCGCCGGCCGTCGCCGCCGAGATCGCCGCCGAGTTCGACGGCGACACGGTGACACACCTCGACCGCGTGGAGACCCGGGGACCGTACGTCAACTTCCACACGGACGAGTCGTACTACGCCGACACGGTCGCGGCCGTCGACGACGACTGGGGTCGGCTGCCGGACCGCGACGAGTCGGTCGTCGTCGAGCACACCTCGGCCAACCCCACCGGGCCGGTTCACGTCGGCCGGGCACGCAACCCGATCGTCGGCGACGCCGTCGCCAACGCGCTGTCGTACGCCGGCTACGACGTCGAGCGCCACTACTACGTCAACGACGCCGGCCGCCAGGTCGCGGTGTTCACCTGGGCGTACGAGCGGTTCGACGAGTCGGAACTCCCGGAGCCAGAACGCCCCAAGTCGGACTACGAGATGGTGCGGTACTACCGGGCGGGCAACGCCTTCCTCGACCCGGACGACGAGTCGTGGCCCTCGACGGAGGCAGAACGAGAGACCGCCGAGGCGGAGATTGAGTCGATCATGCGCGGGCTGGAGGGTCACCCCGAGGGTGACTCGGACGCCTACGACCGGGTCCGCGAGGTGGTCGACGAGGTGCTGTCGGGGATGCAGGAGAGCCTGGAACGCCTCTCGGTCGCGTTCGACGAGTTCGTCGAGGAGACGCGGTTCATCCGCGACGGCTCCGTCGACGAGACGGCCGAACGGCTGCGCGACCTCCCACAGGCCGTCTACGAGGAGGACGCCTGGCAGTTGGACCTCTCGGAGTTCGACATCGACAAGCAGTTCGTGTTCCTGCGGGCCAACGGCACCTCGCTTTACACCACCCGCGACGTGGCCCACCACGAGTGGAAGTTCGACAACTTCGACCGCGCGGTGACGGTGATCGGCGAGGACCACAAGCTCACGTTCGAGCAGCTGGACGCGACCTTGGAGCTGTTGGGCAACGACACGGACCGCCTCGATCAACTGTTCTACTCGTGGGTCAACCTCGCGGGCGGCGACGGGATGAGCACCCGCGAGGGAACCGGGGTCGACGTGGACGAACTGTTGGACGAGGCGGTCGACCGGGCCCGCGAGGAGGTGGAGCGCCGACTCGACGACCGCAGCCGCGACGACGACCTCACCGAGGCGGACGTCGACCGGATCGCACGCCAGGTCGGCGTCGGTGCGGTGCGGTTCGACGTGGTGGCCAAGCAGCCGTCGAAGGCGATCACGTTCGACTGGGACCGCGCGCTGGACTTCGAGGCGCAGTCGGCGCCATACGTCCAGTACGTCCACGCCCGGTGTTGTGGGATCGAGGCGGAGGCGGCCGACGCGGGCGTCGAGCCGGCGGCGACGGTCGACCCGGGCCTGTTGTCGGCGCCCGAAGAGACGGCCTTGGCGGCCGAGATCGCCAGGCTCCCGGCGGTGATCGAAGAGGCGGCGGCGGACTTAGAACCACACCGTCTCGCGTCGTACGTCAGACGACTGGCCGAGCGGTTCAACGCCTTCTACCGGGAGTGCCCGGTGTTGTCGGCGGAGCCGGAGCGTGCGGCCGCCCGACTCGCGCTCGTCGCCGCGGCGCGTCACACGGTCGCCAACGCACTCGACGTGTTGGGTGTCTCCGCGCCGGAGTCGATGTAG
- a CDS encoding lycopene cyclase domain-containing protein, which translates to MTLPYLLFHVLFVLPPLALVIARRPQLTARRRLLSTVGISLMATVAFLYTTPWDNLLIERGVWWYGDGAVFVRFWAAPLGEYLFFVLQTVLMGVWLYHVDFDPTPEDADFRAWPRVVGALAWLGLAGVGAVLLLAFGERWTYLGAILVWAAPIVALQWAVGGGYLLRIWRTWGVAVGVPTLYLWAVDRVAIGIGIWVISDEFSSGFELFGLPVEEAVFFLVTNLLVVYGLVLFEWVMARWN; encoded by the coding sequence GTGACGCTGCCGTACCTCCTGTTTCACGTCCTGTTCGTCCTCCCGCCGTTGGCGCTCGTGATCGCTCGCAGACCGCAGTTGACCGCTCGCCGTCGGCTGCTGTCGACCGTCGGGATCTCGCTGATGGCGACCGTGGCGTTCCTGTACACGACCCCGTGGGACAACCTCCTGATCGAGCGTGGCGTCTGGTGGTACGGCGACGGCGCCGTGTTCGTCCGGTTCTGGGCGGCACCGCTGGGCGAGTACCTCTTCTTCGTCCTCCAGACCGTGCTCATGGGGGTGTGGCTCTACCACGTCGACTTCGACCCCACGCCCGAGGACGCCGACTTCAGGGCTTGGCCCCGGGTGGTCGGCGCGCTGGCGTGGCTCGGGCTCGCCGGCGTCGGCGCCGTTCTCCTGTTGGCCTTCGGCGAGCGGTGGACCTACCTCGGCGCGATTCTCGTGTGGGCTGCGCCCATCGTCGCGCTCCAGTGGGCCGTCGGCGGCGGCTACCTCCTGCGGATCTGGCGCACCTGGGGGGTCGCCGTCGGTGTCCCGACGCTGTACCTCTGGGCGGTCGACCGCGTCGCGATCGGGATCGGAATCTGGGTCATCTCCGACGAGTTCTCCTCGGGGTTCGAGCTGTTCGGCCTGCCCGTCGAGGAGGCCGTGTTCTTCCTCGTCACGAACCTCCTCGTCGTCTACGGGCTCGTCCTGTTCGAGTGGGTGATGGCACGATGGAACTGA
- a CDS encoding Brp/Blh family beta-carotene 15,15'-dioxygenase, whose product MAVDASRPPTLSAALRRWGIQFSWVAVGALLLVSPVATQLPTAVQYAPFLASVVVFGFPHGAVDHLVPDRLGEVSLRRSLAVVGVLYAVLGGLYAGWWFLAPVSAFAFFILLTLAHWGQGDLYALLAFAGVDHVPTRAERALAVVVRGGLPMLVPLIAFPAEYRAVAAALVELFAPSAGLLAPFFGETARLAVAAGFGGVTLLALAAGAVRVWQGAARRPWLVDAGEVTLLWLYFLLVPPVLAIGLYFCFWHATRHLARLALVDDAEGPPPTDDRLARLVGGRGAGTALAEGDLAGALRKLARDAAPMTVGGLVIVGLLLLVVPRGAAGAEGLLAVYLVGIAVLTLPHVAVVTWMDLRQGVW is encoded by the coding sequence GTGGCCGTAGACGCGAGTCGCCCGCCGACGCTGTCGGCCGCGCTGCGGCGCTGGGGGATCCAGTTCTCCTGGGTCGCGGTCGGCGCGCTCCTGCTCGTCTCCCCGGTCGCCACCCAGCTCCCGACGGCCGTCCAGTACGCCCCGTTCCTGGCGAGTGTCGTCGTGTTCGGCTTCCCGCACGGCGCCGTCGACCACCTCGTCCCCGACCGGCTGGGCGAGGTCTCGCTGCGCCGGTCGCTGGCGGTCGTCGGCGTGTTGTACGCCGTCCTGGGCGGGCTGTACGCCGGATGGTGGTTCCTCGCGCCCGTCTCGGCGTTCGCGTTCTTCATCCTGTTGACGCTGGCCCACTGGGGCCAGGGTGACCTGTACGCGCTGTTGGCGTTCGCGGGCGTCGACCACGTTCCAACCCGGGCGGAACGGGCGCTGGCGGTCGTCGTCCGCGGCGGGCTCCCGATGCTCGTCCCGCTGATCGCGTTCCCGGCGGAGTACCGGGCGGTGGCGGCGGCGCTCGTCGAACTGTTCGCGCCGTCGGCGGGCCTGCTGGCCCCCTTCTTCGGCGAGACCGCGCGGCTGGCCGTCGCCGCCGGGTTCGGCGGCGTCACCCTGCTCGCGCTCGCGGCCGGTGCCGTCCGCGTCTGGCAGGGTGCCGCCCGCCGGCCGTGGCTCGTCGACGCCGGCGAGGTGACGCTGTTGTGGCTCTACTTCCTGCTCGTCCCGCCGGTGCTCGCCATCGGGCTGTACTTCTGTTTCTGGCACGCCACCCGCCACCTCGCCCGGCTCGCGCTCGTGGACGACGCCGAGGGGCCGCCGCCGACGGACGACCGTCTCGCCCGGCTCGTCGGCGGTCGCGGCGCCGGCACGGCGCTGGCCGAGGGCGACCTCGCGGGCGCACTCCGGAAGCTGGCGCGCGACGCCGCGCCGATGACCGTCGGCGGGCTCGTGATCGTCGGGCTGCTGCTGCTCGTCGTTCCCCGCGGCGCCGCCGGCGCCGAAGGCCTGCTCGCGGTGTACCTCGTCGGCATCGCCGTGTTGACGCTCCCGCACGTCGCCGTCGTGACGTGGATGGATCTGCGGCAGGGGGTTTGGTGA
- the lanM gene encoding type 2 lanthipeptide synthetase LanM, translated as MDSGGVADRETFERWKNNVANGDPETFSTRLEIASVTHEEAERRITDDQWPHDEPVPEWIETVDELLEHLVGQPPEGGRHEGANVPFAPLLGQIVSFARQRLSINSTHVTPKTIESFERHLLGRLEMICAQPLHLEFAVFRRETGRKGAYDRFIDRLFDGRVAAVFSEYPVLARFVSKFVTQWVEMTEAFFGSLDADYDRLEAAFGELGEVVSVEMLGDPHRRGKMVHSVTFDSGTTVVYKPRPVRAEAAFFEIVEWVNDNSSAPNLPTLRCVTADDRGWVEWVDSEPCSEQSGVSRYYRRAGALVCLMYALNFTDCHYENLIAAGDSPVVVDLETVGKPDPTPEEFPLTDLKSEIYLDSCIRTGALPTHTPDSDIDNTGGFEGDATRITGIEQPVFTDRNTDDMSLHFEEFQPLDRQNLPRLDGREQQPAAYGDEIRDGFTQMYRFLLDSRESFGELVSDTLSGVTIRLIVRSSELYDKVRLPLRNSTFLRNGATFGSRVEILAKLFVRQYGEIDKSLWQLYRGERWSLWNFDLPRFDVQADGTDLAHETVVLEDFFDRSPLEQVSERIESLSVSDLDRQLRYLSLAYDSPTDGHGQPLVPDGVSTTRSVDKQTTDDTVSLRRECVRLGDRCLDTALDIFDDGPDWALRRNRGDGVEIERVSDTGVGRLGVGVFTAGLAQLTDERRFGEFTHTLLSSVVDEPTTAAPPPGVTAYYLSTVGELTGVDRYLQAAQKALQTTPDRGLPIGRLSGRVLGGLKLSQVGDRQTPSEAVAAGEELLRRGRQTATGSYTWSAPVYRPQTPSLGSDVGVSYALARLDGTTEQSFGGAVRESRPLAGSPGYPVVGTVPQIPDPNHSPVSRLALLTATENDSHVQSTAAELRRRPLGPVDALAVGNCRRIDSLVYAGNALGESSHFERATGLASRLASGRDETYALPWNVPEWTNPTVRHGLAGVGYTLLRVLDPELPSLLAWE; from the coding sequence GTGGATTCGGGTGGAGTCGCCGACAGAGAGACGTTCGAGCGGTGGAAGAACAACGTGGCCAACGGGGACCCGGAGACGTTCAGTACGCGTCTCGAGATCGCCTCGGTCACACACGAAGAGGCAGAACGGCGAATCACGGACGATCAATGGCCGCACGACGAGCCGGTCCCGGAGTGGATCGAGACGGTAGACGAACTGCTTGAGCATCTCGTCGGTCAGCCTCCCGAGGGCGGCCGTCACGAGGGTGCCAACGTTCCATTCGCCCCCCTCCTAGGACAGATTGTCTCGTTCGCTAGACAACGGCTTTCGATCAACTCGACACATGTGACACCGAAGACGATCGAGAGCTTCGAGCGTCACCTGCTCGGGCGACTGGAGATGATCTGTGCACAGCCACTCCATCTTGAGTTCGCAGTCTTCCGACGAGAAACCGGCCGAAAGGGGGCATACGACCGATTTATCGACCGACTGTTCGACGGTAGAGTCGCCGCCGTGTTCTCGGAGTACCCGGTTCTGGCGCGGTTCGTGTCGAAGTTCGTGACTCAGTGGGTCGAGATGACTGAGGCGTTCTTCGGATCACTTGACGCCGACTACGACCGCCTTGAGGCTGCGTTCGGCGAGCTGGGAGAGGTCGTGTCCGTCGAGATGCTCGGTGATCCACACAGACGGGGGAAGATGGTCCACAGCGTGACGTTCGACTCCGGGACGACCGTCGTCTACAAGCCACGACCGGTCCGCGCCGAAGCGGCGTTCTTCGAGATTGTCGAGTGGGTGAACGACAACTCGTCGGCCCCGAATCTCCCAACATTGAGGTGCGTGACAGCCGACGACAGGGGATGGGTCGAGTGGGTAGACAGCGAGCCGTGTTCCGAACAGAGCGGCGTCAGCCGGTACTACCGCCGTGCCGGAGCGCTGGTGTGTCTGATGTACGCACTCAACTTCACCGACTGCCACTACGAGAACCTGATCGCGGCTGGCGACTCTCCAGTCGTCGTCGACTTGGAGACCGTCGGGAAGCCAGACCCGACGCCGGAGGAGTTCCCTCTGACGGATCTAAAGAGCGAAATCTACCTCGACTCCTGTATCCGGACGGGGGCGCTCCCGACACACACACCGGACTCAGACATCGACAACACGGGTGGATTCGAAGGGGACGCGACCCGTATCACCGGAATCGAACAACCGGTCTTCACCGACCGGAACACCGACGACATGAGTCTCCACTTCGAGGAGTTCCAGCCACTCGACAGACAGAACCTTCCCCGTCTCGATGGACGAGAGCAGCAGCCAGCGGCGTACGGCGACGAGATTCGAGACGGGTTCACACAGATGTACCGGTTCCTGCTCGACAGTCGAGAGTCGTTCGGCGAACTGGTCTCAGACACGCTCTCGGGCGTCACTATCAGACTGATCGTACGGTCGAGTGAACTGTACGACAAGGTCCGCCTGCCGCTGCGCAACTCGACGTTTCTCCGGAACGGGGCGACCTTCGGGAGTAGAGTCGAGATTCTCGCCAAACTGTTCGTGCGACAGTACGGAGAGATCGACAAGTCGCTGTGGCAACTGTACCGTGGAGAACGGTGGTCACTGTGGAACTTCGACCTCCCACGGTTCGACGTTCAGGCCGACGGCACCGATCTCGCCCACGAGACGGTCGTTCTCGAGGACTTCTTCGACCGAAGTCCGTTAGAACAGGTGAGCGAGCGGATCGAGTCACTCTCTGTGTCCGATCTTGACCGTCAGCTCCGGTACCTCTCACTGGCGTACGACTCACCTACAGACGGTCACGGCCAGCCACTGGTTCCAGACGGGGTCTCGACGACGCGATCGGTCGACAAGCAGACGACCGACGACACTGTCTCTCTTCGCCGGGAGTGTGTCCGCCTCGGAGACCGGTGTCTCGACACTGCACTGGACATCTTCGACGACGGGCCGGACTGGGCACTCAGGCGAAACCGTGGCGACGGAGTCGAGATCGAGCGAGTCTCTGACACCGGAGTCGGTCGGCTCGGAGTCGGAGTGTTCACCGCCGGTCTCGCACAACTGACAGACGAAAGACGGTTCGGGGAGTTCACGCACACACTGTTATCCTCAGTCGTGGACGAGCCGACGACAGCAGCCCCGCCGCCCGGGGTGACTGCGTACTACCTCTCTACTGTTGGCGAACTCACCGGCGTTGACCGGTACCTCCAGGCCGCCCAGAAGGCGTTGCAGACCACGCCCGACAGGGGTCTGCCGATCGGTAGACTCTCCGGACGGGTTCTCGGCGGTCTGAAACTCTCACAGGTCGGCGACCGACAGACTCCGTCCGAGGCAGTCGCTGCGGGCGAGGAGCTACTCCGACGAGGCCGTCAGACGGCGACTGGCAGTTACACCTGGTCCGCCCCGGTCTACCGACCACAGACACCGTCACTCGGAAGCGATGTCGGTGTCTCCTACGCACTCGCTCGTCTCGATGGGACGACCGAGCAGTCCTTCGGGGGTGCCGTGCGGGAATCCCGTCCTCTCGCCGGCTCGCCTGGCTACCCTGTTGTCGGCACTGTTCCGCAGATTCCAGACCCCAACCACAGTCCTGTATCACGACTCGCGCTGCTCACTGCCACGGAGAATGACAGTCACGTCCAGAGTACCGCCGCCGAACTGCGTCGGCGGCCACTCGGACCGGTCGATGCTCTCGCCGTGGGAAACTGTCGACGGATCGACAGCCTGGTCTACGCTGGGAACGCCCTCGGAGAGTCGAGTCACTTCGAGCGAGCGACCGGGCTGGCGTCTCGACTCGCCTCTGGGCGGGACGAAACGTACGCGCTCCCGTGGAACGTCCCCGAGTGGACGAACCCGACTGTTCGACACGGACTCGCTGGCGTAGGCTACACCCTGTTACGGGTTTTGGACCCAGAGTTGCCGTCGCTTCTCGCCTGGGAGTAG